One part of the Vibrio ponticus genome encodes these proteins:
- the vctG gene encoding iron chelate uptake ABC transporter permease subunit VctG translates to MQDRTKLLILGAIAVVFAALFIGLGLNADNYQYFLSRRVPKVLAMILAGVAIGQSALAFQTITNNRILTPSIMGFDALYMFTQVLVVAVFGGLSSYVMNDYLNFSLSVTVMLGFSMLLFTFYFKSNKQNLMVLLLLGVILGQLFGSISSFLTMLMDPNDFAALQESMFASFNNIKVELVYMCAPLLLIISALLFRLNRVLDVFWLDKDNATSLGIDVKRVTMQVLVLSACLIAISTALIGPIMFFGLLVTNLAREMLRSYQHRVLLLGVSLLSVASLLAGQWIVENLFGFSTTLSVVINFIGGIYFLSMLLRNKIV, encoded by the coding sequence ATGCAGGATAGAACCAAACTCCTGATCCTAGGTGCGATTGCTGTCGTGTTTGCTGCGCTGTTTATCGGTCTAGGGTTAAATGCTGACAACTACCAATATTTTTTATCGCGCCGCGTGCCTAAGGTGCTAGCGATGATCTTAGCGGGTGTTGCGATTGGTCAGTCTGCGTTAGCATTCCAAACCATCACTAACAACCGCATTTTAACACCGAGCATCATGGGCTTTGATGCGCTGTACATGTTTACCCAAGTTTTGGTTGTGGCGGTGTTTGGCGGCTTAAGTAGTTATGTAATGAATGACTATTTGAACTTCTCATTGTCAGTTACGGTAATGCTTGGCTTCTCAATGTTGCTGTTTACATTCTACTTTAAGAGCAATAAACAGAACTTGATGGTATTGCTGCTACTTGGCGTCATCTTAGGTCAACTGTTTGGCAGTATTTCCTCATTTTTGACCATGCTAATGGATCCAAATGATTTTGCTGCGTTGCAAGAGAGCATGTTTGCAAGTTTCAACAACATTAAAGTTGAACTGGTCTATATGTGTGCACCGCTGCTTCTCATCATCAGCGCATTGCTATTTAGACTAAACCGCGTACTGGATGTTTTCTGGCTCGACAAAGATAACGCGACCAGCTTAGGTATCGACGTTAAGCGTGTCACCATGCAGGTGCTCGTGCTTTCTGCGTGTTTGATTGCTATTTCTACCGCATTGATTGGTCCAATTATGTTCTTTGGTCTGCTGGTAACTAACTTGGCGCGTGAAATGCTGCGCAGCTATCAACATCGCGTATTACTGCTTGGTGTATCGTTGCTATCAGTTGCTTCGTTACTGGCAGGGCAGTGGATTGTAGAGAATCTGTTTGGTTTCTCCACCACACTTAGTGTTGTAATTAACTTTATCGGCGGCATCTACTTCTTATCAATGCTGCTTAGAAACAAAATCGTTTAG
- the vctD gene encoding iron chelate uptake ABC transporter permease subunit VctD: MKKLLPILFLLSIGSLFVGVSDLSPMALLAGDANSWHLLFTSRIPRLVAVILAGAGLSIAGLIMQQISQNRFAAPSTSGTIECAMLGYILSLVLFGSQQIWLIFLISILGTLLFVQFINRIQFKNAIFVPLIGIIFGNVVDSLATFIAYKYDALQNLSGWTVANFANLLQGDYELLYIAIPIAIFSYLYATRISAVGLGKDFATNLGLNYQQVIVIGVMLVSIMAASVVMIVGQLPFLGLIVPNLVSKFYGDNLRRNIPLTAVLGALIVLCCDLAGRLIIFPYEIPISMIISILGGSVFVFFILRGQKNAG, encoded by the coding sequence TTGAAGAAGTTACTCCCAATACTGTTTTTACTCAGTATCGGTTCTCTGTTTGTTGGCGTGAGCGATTTAAGCCCTATGGCACTGCTCGCAGGGGATGCGAATAGTTGGCATCTATTGTTTACCAGTCGTATTCCACGTCTCGTTGCGGTGATTCTTGCCGGCGCAGGTTTGAGTATTGCTGGTCTTATCATGCAGCAAATCAGCCAAAACCGTTTTGCTGCGCCTTCTACGTCAGGCACTATCGAGTGTGCCATGCTGGGTTATATTTTGAGCTTGGTGCTGTTTGGTTCTCAGCAAATCTGGCTAATCTTTTTAATTTCTATTCTTGGCACTTTGCTGTTTGTTCAGTTTATCAATCGAATTCAATTCAAGAACGCTATTTTTGTCCCGCTGATCGGCATCATTTTTGGTAACGTGGTTGACTCACTGGCAACCTTCATTGCTTATAAATACGATGCACTACAGAACCTTTCTGGTTGGACAGTGGCGAACTTTGCTAACCTGCTGCAAGGTGATTATGAGCTGCTTTATATTGCGATTCCGATTGCGATTTTCAGTTATTTATATGCCACGCGTATCTCGGCAGTGGGCTTAGGCAAGGACTTTGCGACTAACTTGGGTTTGAACTATCAACAAGTGATTGTTATCGGCGTTATGCTGGTGTCGATTATGGCGGCGAGCGTAGTGATGATTGTGGGTCAGCTGCCTTTCCTTGGTCTAATCGTGCCAAACCTAGTGAGCAAGTTCTATGGGGATAACTTACGTCGTAATATCCCTTTGACCGCCGTTCTGGGTGCCTTGATAGTGCTTTGTTGCGACTTGGCTGGACGCTTAATTATTTTCCCTTATGAGATCCCAATTTCCATGATCATCAGTATTTTAGGTGGCAGTGTGTTCGTGTTCTTTATTCTGCGAGGTCAAAAAAATGCAGGATAG
- a CDS encoding siderophore ABC transporter substrate-binding protein, whose product MKASVLALMTGLVALSANAEMIEIEHQKGTTKVETNPERVVVIGVGALDAAVTLGVEPVAISTVSIFPDYLAQYRDYKFVSAGSLSEPNFETIYMQKPDLIIVGSRAAKQFDELSKIAPTIVFAADAEEGYWKSTQQQWRNLGQVFEKQEFVEQKIAQLDKEFKAISDYNQTNKVDALTVMSSGGNITAFGADSRFSAIYQDFGFQQTARNVKAKTHGDLVSYEFIRETNPSTLLIVDKDQLTNKGNSTVKRDFENDLVKATKAYQNKQMAYLDISAWYLAISGIQATEQMINDVKSSMAQ is encoded by the coding sequence ATGAAAGCATCAGTTTTAGCGTTGATGACAGGCTTAGTTGCACTATCTGCAAATGCAGAGATGATTGAAATTGAGCATCAAAAGGGAACGACAAAGGTAGAAACGAATCCTGAGCGAGTGGTTGTAATTGGTGTTGGTGCACTGGATGCAGCAGTCACTTTAGGTGTTGAGCCTGTGGCTATTTCAACGGTAAGCATCTTTCCTGATTACCTAGCGCAATACCGTGATTACAAGTTTGTTTCGGCAGGTAGCCTGTCTGAGCCAAACTTTGAAACGATTTATATGCAAAAACCTGATTTGATCATTGTCGGTTCGCGTGCTGCGAAGCAGTTTGATGAACTGTCAAAAATTGCACCAACGATTGTTTTTGCCGCTGATGCAGAAGAAGGTTACTGGAAGAGTACCCAACAGCAATGGCGTAACCTTGGTCAGGTATTTGAGAAGCAAGAATTTGTTGAGCAGAAGATCGCTCAGCTTGATAAAGAATTTAAAGCAATTAGTGACTACAACCAAACGAATAAAGTTGATGCACTAACAGTAATGAGCTCTGGCGGCAATATCACCGCATTTGGCGCTGATTCACGTTTTTCAGCGATTTACCAAGATTTTGGATTCCAACAAACCGCGCGAAACGTTAAAGCAAAAACTCACGGTGACTTGGTGTCTTACGAGTTTATTCGTGAAACTAACCCTTCAACGCTACTGATTGTTGATAAAGATCAGTTGACCAACAAGGGTAACAGCACAGTTAAACGCGATTTTGAAAATGATCTAGTAAAAGCGACTAAAGCGTACCAAAACAAGCAAATGGCTTATCTAGACATTAGCGCTTGGTACTTGGCTATCTCGGGCATTCAAGCGACCGAACAGATGATTAACGATGTTAAATCATCAATGGCGCAATAA
- the cueR gene encoding Cu(I)-responsive transcriptional regulator gives MNIGEVATLTGLSSKSIRLYEDKGIITPPHRSESGYREYSAQHLQELNLVSRAKNAGFSLIECKEFVQLARNPERKSSEVKAKAQEKLQEVELKIRQLKEIEHQLQQWIAACPGNSSSCCPIIEDLTK, from the coding sequence ATGAACATTGGTGAAGTAGCCACGCTAACGGGGCTGTCAAGTAAGTCTATTCGTCTATATGAAGACAAAGGAATCATCACCCCACCCCACCGTAGTGAATCGGGTTACCGAGAATATTCAGCGCAGCACCTGCAAGAACTCAACCTCGTTTCGCGTGCAAAAAATGCAGGATTCTCTTTGATAGAATGCAAAGAGTTTGTTCAACTCGCGAGAAACCCTGAACGTAAGAGCAGTGAAGTAAAAGCCAAAGCACAAGAAAAACTGCAAGAAGTTGAACTCAAAATCCGTCAACTCAAAGAGATAGAACATCAATTGCAACAGTGGATTGCTGCCTGCCCAGGGAATTCAAGTAGTTGCTGTCCGATCATTGAAGATCTGACAAAGTAA
- the vctC gene encoding iron chelate ABC transporter ATP-binding protein VctC: protein MIKLEKLTKLFGQNAVVKKASAEFEKGKVTSIIGPNGAGKSTLLSMASRLVSKDEGQVFIDCKEIADWDTKELAKRLAVLRQANSITMRFTVREMIAFGRFPYSQGKLTSEDQTIINQAIEYLDLVAIQHKYLDELSGGQRQLAFIAMVIAQDTDYVFLDEPLNNLDIKHSLQIMRNVGRLAREMNKAVVVVIHDINFAACYSDKIIALKKGQVVAQGDVEAVIQADVLESIYETPFNIIEMDGKRMCTYY, encoded by the coding sequence ATGATTAAATTAGAAAAACTAACCAAACTTTTCGGTCAAAATGCAGTAGTTAAAAAAGCTAGTGCAGAGTTTGAGAAAGGCAAAGTTACCTCGATCATTGGACCTAATGGTGCTGGTAAAAGTACGTTGCTTTCCATGGCGAGCCGCTTAGTGAGTAAAGATGAAGGACAAGTCTTTATTGATTGCAAAGAGATTGCTGATTGGGACACCAAAGAGTTGGCGAAACGCCTTGCTGTGCTGCGTCAAGCGAACTCGATTACGATGCGCTTTACCGTGCGTGAGATGATCGCTTTTGGTCGTTTTCCTTACAGCCAAGGTAAACTTACCTCGGAAGATCAGACAATCATCAACCAAGCGATTGAGTACCTAGATTTGGTTGCCATTCAACATAAGTATCTGGATGAATTGAGTGGCGGTCAGCGTCAACTTGCCTTTATTGCCATGGTAATTGCGCAAGACACAGACTACGTGTTTTTAGATGAACCACTTAACAACCTTGATATTAAACACTCACTGCAAATCATGCGTAATGTGGGTCGACTGGCTCGTGAGATGAACAAAGCGGTGGTGGTGGTGATCCATGATATCAACTTTGCTGCTTGTTACTCAGATAAGATTATCGCGCTTAAGAAAGGGCAGGTCGTTGCTCAGGGTGATGTCGAAGCCGTTATCCAAGCTGATGTGCTTGAGAGCATCTACGAGACGCCATTTAACATCATTGAGATGGATGGCAAACGTATGTGTACCTACTACTAG